One bacterium genomic window, AAAACTCAAGGTGGAGCTGTTTTAAGTGCCGCCTGGAACTTAGTCGACATCGCCAGATATCAAATGTTGCTGAAAAAGCCAACGGCAGAGTCCACATTGAAGGAAGCGATGTCTGTTTTTGAGAAAGCAAAACTGGCAGAGGGAGTTACATCTGCTTTGCAGACGCTGGGTGATCTCCGATTGACAGAAAAAAACTTCATGGAGGCTGAAAAGCTATTGTCACAGGTCACTCTGGAAGATGAAAAAAGCGGATACATTCTGAATTGGGAAGCGTGGTATTCCCTCGGATTAGCGAAAAAAGGTCTCAAAAAGCGTGCTGAAGCGCTGGAGTCCTTCAGAAAAAGCATCGCAATTATCGAAAAGCTTCGTAACTCTGTGGTTGGACAAAACCGGCAAGAGCAATTATTCCTGAACAAATACAGAAAGATATACGATTCATTCATTGAAACTTTGCTCGTGTCCGATGCTCCCCAAAGAAATGATATTCTCGAAGCAAATTTTCTCCTGGAACGGTTAAAAATAGCTGAAGCGCAGGAAAATTCCCGCGGTGTTGTATCTTCCACCGAAGATCCTAAGAAGCAAGCGGCAAGGCGCAAAATTCAATCGCTTCACTTTTCGGAAGTGGACATAGAAAAACAAATCAAAGAAGAGCTGTCAAAACCATTGCCGGACAAAAAACGTTTGCAACACTTACGTGAATTACAGCGCGCAAACAGGCAGGAGTCTTCGGAATACACGGCGAAGCTCAAGGAACAATATCCGGATTTGTTTGAGGATCAGGAAGTCAAACCGGAACAGCTCGAAGCTTTGATGGAGGATCTACCGCCTGACGTTATGATTCTTGTTCCTACTCTACTGGAAGAAAAGAAAAAAGTTGCGATTCTAGGCTACACGCGAGCGGCTCCATTCTACAGGGAAAAAGATGTAACGAGCAAAGAAGATTTTTATGAAAAGCTGAACGATTTCAGAAATCTTCTTAGCTCGACACGCAGCAGCGAAGCGGATATCAAACAGGTGGGTCATGAGCTTTATGAGCTGCTGATTGAGCCGGTCGAGTATCTTTTTTCGGATGTCAAACTTCTGATCGTTTCACCATCCGGCAGATTGCGAAATATTCCCTTCCAGGCATTGAACGACGGCAATCGATATCTCATAGAAAAAATGCCGATCGTAAATCTTGCATACCTGAAGATTTCACCCCCACAGTACGCAACGCACATGCGTCTTTTTGCCATTGCAAATCCGGATACACAATTGCAAGGGGCCGATGAACAAGTCGACAAATTGCAGGGATTGTTTCCCATTACAATCAAACGGCACGCCGAAGCAACTCAGGCAGCGTTGAAATGGGTTGAAGGTGAAAATGACTATTCCATATTAATCTTCGCTTCACATGCGGAATTAAATGATGCAGAGCCACGAAAGTCTTATATCCAGCTGGCAGGAGACGAGCAGCTCACTTATTCCGCTATTTCCGGTTTTAAGACTTACTGGAAGAATGTGGATCTCGTGGTTCTTAGCGCGTGCAAAACAGCGCAGCAACCGTTGTCCACAGACAACTCTGCAGCGCATAACATTGCGTTTGAATTCGATAAAAGCGGTGTGCACTCTACAATCGCCACACTGTGGCAAGTGATGGATCTCTCCACATCCGATCTATTTACCAGTTTCTTTCTCGCTGTAAAAAAGAAGGAACCAATGGGGCGAGCTCTGCAAAAGGCGCAAATCGATTTAATGAAATCAGAAAAATATTCGCATCCCTTCTACTGGGCTCCGTTTATTTTTATTGGCGATTGGCGTTAATAGCAAAGTAGCGCGGGTGTCCCGCCTGCGAATGTGCAGACGAGACGTCCGCACTACTTTGTTTACTGCTGCCAGGCGTAGGAGATTTTCAAGAATAGCGACCGGTTTGTTCGCACTCGTGAATTGCTTTCTGTCACGATTCCGTTATCGCCATAACCAACAAAAAAGACTGTTTGCCAGTTCAATCGATAACCATACAAAACCGAGCCAAGGAAAGATCCATCTCGTTTGGGAACATCAAGTGTATAGAGGCTAGGATCCCGTTCGGTCGTCACATACTGTCCGATCAGTCGCACAAAAGAACGGGCGTTAAAAACATACACAGCTTTCAGTCGCGCAATAGAAGCGGTGTAGAGTCTTCCACTTGCGTCAGGCTCGTTCAGATTCAGCCATTCGCGAGTGGCATCGCCCGTTAATGTCAGGTTATCCCAGGGCCGTACCGTTCCTTGTACACCGAAGTTCGCTCCGTTCCCGACGCGTCCGTTATCAAAATCGATCAAATCTCCGGTTCGTCCGAAAAAAGTGATGCGTGGGAGGCGGCGTGAAGGATCGAATTGCACAAAGTAAGAAAGATAATTCTGAGTGAGTAGCTGATCACCGACCTTAACTTCGTTATTGTGAAATTCAATCTGCGAGTTTAGATTGCGGCTACCAATGAGAAAAATTCCCGGAAAATAATCGTGGCCGAGGTTATCGCCGTTTTGCAGAAAGAATTTATCTGCAACGGCGTATGTGCGAATAAAAGCAAGAGGACCGCTGCTTGGATAGAATCGAAAACCGCCGGCCGCATCCACCTCCCGAAAACCGACCTGCGGCACAAAGCCTGTATCCGCGCGGAACTCATCCCCCAGGTCGTTGTATTGAATGCGCCAATCATATTTTCGTTTTTGATGATTCCAATTGACATGAGCGGCGTGAGACTTCAATTGCGCTCCATCAAAAAATGGCGATAGTTCCGGGCGGTCCGGATTTTCCGTATCGCTGTAAAGAAACTGACCCGTAACAATATCGGAATCCGTCGGTCGCCATTGTCCATCCGGTCCAAATACTCTGTTGTGACCACCTCCTGAGATTTCGCGATCACTAAACAGAAAGCTTCCAAAGGAGCTGCCAAAATCGCGACGCAGCCTGCCAAGTGAAACGAAAGATTTGAAATCCTGCAAAGCGAATGCGGAAAATGTAGGGCCGGGAATGACGACCAATCCTCCCCCTTCGTCCTTGGATGAGAGAACGGTATAGGAAAAATCACCCATCTTGCCTGTGGCGCGCAAACCCCATTGAGGATTAGTGATGGTTCGCGTATAGACCATTTGAATTGGCGAGTTGAATAGATCGGATCCTTCCAGGAAAAAAGGACGCTTTTCAGGGAAAAACAAAGCGAAACGCTGGTTGGTGGCGATTTGTGGGACATCAGATTCCACCTGAGAGAAGTCGGGTTGAATCGTTGCGTCGATTGCGCTATTGGCTGTCGGATTCCATTTCACATCCACACCGAAGTCTCCATCGACCGGATCATTGGTAAAAGAAGAGTCCAGATCGTTGGGATCTCTGCGATGCCACAGTTCAGAAGCCGTCGCGAAGGGTGCGACCACCAGATGCCGCGAAGAAGGAAGCCTGTTGATGTTTGTCAATTCATGAGTGTGACAGATATAGCAGTTTGAGCCGCGTGGGATCGGGGCACTGTAAAATGCATAACGAAAATCACGCGGATAGTTGCGCCATATGAGAATGCGCCATGTTTGTGGATCGGTTTTGGGATAACGAAGCGTTGTCATCGGAATCCTGAATTCCGCCTGCCATCCTTCCGGAGTCAGTTTGGCTGCCGTATCATAAAAGTAATCCGGCGAAAAGTCTTCCGACTGATTCGTGTCATCGAAGATCCCATCCGCCTGAATTCCCCGTGGATTCACGCGCAATTCTATGGCACTGCGTTTGTCGTTGCGAGTGTCCAGAAACACAGCGATGTTGTCGTCCGTTCCAATCACCTGATCTCTTTCGACGTATGGTGCCCGTATCTTCTTAGGATCCGGATCATCCGCTTTGATCCCGATGTAGAAATAATCATCGTCATAGGTAACATAAGCTGTTGTTTTTGCTTTAGCCGGTATGTTGTCGCCCGGAGAGGTTTCATAGAAACGATCGATGACCAGTGCTTCTTTCCAGATGGGATCGTCCAGTTCACCATCCAGATTCATGGATCCAGAAGTTCTAGGTAGAGGTTGCGGTGACGGTGGAGTCACACGCTCTGCTGCCTGCGCGGTAATCTTCAGGAAAAGGACGCTACAAAGGAAAATTCCAAAGATAGACTTCAGCTTCACGACACCTCCTCTCGGTGTAAGACGTAGAAAACCCAAAGAGTGTTTGCGACTCTGCCCCACAATGGACAATTTAATTGACCAGATTGCCATAAGAAAGGTTGCAGCCGTGGAAATACACTGGGAAGGTTTCAATTGGCCGAATCGTTGTGCCAAAATTCGACGGTAGGATTAAAATAGAGAGAAGCGTTTTAACCGCCAAGACGCTAAGATCGCCAAGATAAAATAAGTCCTTTCCTCCCTTGACTTGGCGCCTTGGCGGTTAAAAATACAAGGAAGCAATGAAAAAAACGCGTGAGGAACTCCTGTCCGAGGCCCTGAAGACGCATGCGGATGCTGTGGCCGGATTCGCTCTTGCAGCCAGGAACGTACCAACCGGGAACTGGTCTCCAGATCAAGAGAGATGGACTGCGGCGCAAATTACCGAACATCTCACGCTGGTTTATGAAGTGTTGTTGCGGGAGTTGAGTGGCGGTTCCGGAATGAGGATCGTCACAAACTTCTGGCAGAAAGCTCTTGCGCGATGGTTAGTTTTGCGCCCGATACTCAACTCCGGCATTTTTCCGAAGGGAGCGAGAGCACCCAAAGAAACACGGCCGATGAGTGTGCGCGCGGATCAGCAAATTGCAGTCGCCACTTTTGAAGAGCTGGCCGGAGCTTTTCAAGAGAAAGTTCAGCTCGTATACAGCCAGGATCCAAATGCAAAACTTACACATGCTTACTTTGGCGCTTACACACTGGACAGCGCTGTACTTCTTTGCGCGCAGCATGTTCTGCATCACTGCAATCACCTGAAATTCTAAGCCCCGGCTACGGCCAATAGCTCTTCACCGCAGAGAAAAAATTCTCTTTTATTTTGCCTCTACGTTCTCAGGGGCTCTCGGCGGTGAATACTAACGCCTGTACTCAAATGCGCGTAGGAATTTTTCGCGGTACGCCCGGCCCAGGGGCAGTTTGGTTTCATCGGTCAATACCACCATGTAATCGCCGTGGGACCAGGCTTGCAGCTCTTTGATACGATCCATGTTGACAATTTGCGAGCGGTGAATTCGCACAAAACGATCGGGATCCAACTTTGCCTCGAGTGCATTCATCGTTTCTCTGTGGAGGTAAGACTCTTTTCCTGTGTGAATCCTCACATATTTCTCTTCTGCTTCGATCCAGTGAATCTGATCTGTCTTGATAAAAAAGATTCTCCCTTCAGAACGCATCAAGATACGGCGCAAAAAACTTTGCTTCGATTGTAATTCACCCAGCAGGTCTTCGATTTTTTCATCGACCTCTTTACGAGTGTTCTTGTTCTGAAAAACACGCGCGAGTGCTTCTTGAAAACGCTGTTCGTCAAACGGCTTAAGCAGATAATCGAGTGCGCGCACTTCGAATGCTCGGACTGCATATTGATCGTAAGCGGTTGTAAATATGACCTGAGGGCGATGGGACCGCAATTCCTGGAGCACTTCAAAACCATTCATATGCGGCATCTGTATATCCAGGAAAACGAGATCGGGACGAAGTTCCTCAATCAGGCGGATGGCAGCCAACCCGTTGTCCGCTTCGCCAACGATCTCTATCCGCGGATCCTTCTTCAAAAAATAGCGAAGTTTTTTCCTTGCCGGCGGTTCGTCATCTATCAGAATAACCCGAAACTTCATAACGGCTGCATTGAAGGTTCTTCTTCGAATGGAACTTGAATCGTAACGATGAGCCCTCCTCCCGGACGATTCTCGAAGCTCAAGGCTTGCTCTGTCCGGTACAGATGCCTGAGACGGTCACGAGTATTGGCCAGACCGATCCCTTTTAAGTACGGATCAGGTTCACGCAAGCCCGGGCCGTTGTCACAAACCTGCAAGACAAGATACTTTCCATCCCGTCTGGCTTTGATTTCCAGCTCGATCACTTCTGATTCATTGTGCTTGATCGCATTCTCCACGAATGGCTGCAAAACCAAATTCGGCACAAGAGCATTTTCAGTCTCGCGGTCTATCGACATATGAAAATGGAACTTCTCTTCAAATCGAGCTTTCATAATCTCAAAATACAGATACAGGAAATCGAGCTCTTGCCGCAGAGCAATCTTCTCTTTTCCGGATTGCTCCAGGGTTAACCTCAGCAAACCGCTCACTCGCGTCATCAAACGGTCCGCTTTTCCGACGTCTTCATACATGGTTGAGGAAATCATGTTCAGAGTGTTAAAAAGGAAGTGAGGTTGAATCTGCCCTTTCAGCGTTTGCAACTGAGCTTCCGCGAATTTTGCTTTTAGTTGTTCCGCCTGAAGCTCCAATTCGGCGGTCCTGTGTTCCCGCTCGCGGTTCGCTTGATACTGACGCACAAGATGGTGACCGATAAGGATCGCGGCATAAATGAGAAACTGCTTCTGATATTCCATGATAAACCGGAAGAATGGATCGCCCAGTTTGTACGTTCCCAGTGCAACCACAGCATAAATAGCCATTCGCGACAACGTCATCAACAGTGTATGAGTCACGCCGAACAGAACGCTCATCAGAATATGAAAGGGAACGGCCCGGTACCAGCTCAACCTGGTAACTGGGTACCTCTCCATAAACCATAGAACAGGCGGAAGCAATACGAATACGCCGTACGCGCCGGTCAGTTCATAGATCAGCGGATAGTAAAAGGGAGTGGACTCGCCGTCCAACCGCTCTTCGGTATACGCAATGCTGAAGCTGAGAAGTCCCAGGAACGTGCATATTCCAAGCAGGACCAACCATTTTGATCGATTCATTTTGATGCTAAAGGGACGGTCGCGTTGAATTGTAAACCGCCAGAGAGGCGAGGCAATGGTTTCATTCCAAAAAGAACTCGTGTCCAGTTCATCCTTCTGGTTACTTCGAAAACGATCCAGGAAAACAGAAATGTTCCCAAGGCAACCATCAAGAATTTCGTGCCTATGCTCCAGGAGGAGTGGATTAAAGGAAAGCCTATCATGATCGTGATTGTCTGATGAACTATGTAGAAAGGATAGACCGCTTCGGTGGCGTATTTCAAAATGGAATGATTGGTTTTCAAGTGCCTTCGCGCGAGTCCCAGAATCGTCAGAACCCAGCACCAGATGTTCATGCTCCGGCAAAAACGGTAGAAGGACCTGGGAAGCAGGTCAAGCTCCTGATCCGCAATCCAGAACAAACTCACAGCAGTCATGGTGAACACTCCGAAGAATAGCGCGCGAAACCGGTATTTTTCGATGCTATCCCAGATTGGTTCATAAGAAACAAGGATGTACCCTGAACAAAAAATTAGAAAAGTTGTTGTGAACTGCGCCCAATCCCCCAGCAGATTATTCGCGTTGCCCGGCCAGAAAGGTCGCAGCACGATTTCACTGACTGCGATCGGAACGCCGAACAGGAGCAAACCATTTCGCTTCTCGATCCATTGCAGCATTTTTGCGATCCGTTCCTTGCCGCCGGCCTTCCTGAGCCACAGAAAGAAAGGCAACCCCAGAAAAGAGAATACGAAAATGTAAGGAAGATACCACAGGTGATGCCAACTGAAATTTCCCTCCGGGTAAGGTTGGAACTGAAGAACGGTTTTGTAAAAATCGAAATAGGAAGTAAAGGAAATTCCGTGAAGCAGCCGCTCATAATAGATCTGCGGGGGAACGATTACCAGCATTCCAAAAAGCAGTGGAATCAGCAGTCGCTTCACGCGTTCGATTGAGAATTTTCCCGCGCCGTGCCGCTGCAGCGCGAACCAAACGGCCGCGCCAGATATGAAGAAAAGGAGTGGCATACGCCACTGACCGACAAACTGCATCAGGTCTTCGATCGATTCGGTCGTTTGATTGTTCTTGATGTGCCAATCCCAGGTATTGAACATCATTCCTGTATGAAACAGGATCAGGATTGTGAAAGCGATCACGCGAAGCCAGTCAAGATCATAACGTCGTTGGGTTTTCATTTTTGTTCTCCTATGATGTTTCAAGGTATGGCAAACCTTGAGTGGGCTCCAGAGCTTTGTCACGAACAGCAAAAAATCGCCCTTCAACACCGCTGTAATGTTCTTGCATGTCTCAATGATCAAACCTCTCAAGACGACGTTTGGGAATTGAAAATTTCGATTTTGAACTTATTTGGAGTTTGATCATTTGAAATTTGAAAATTCTCCGACGAGTAGATCCTTTTTACCCTCCAGTCGTTTCATTTCTACATGGAGGTTCCCTTTTATGAAGAAACAGCACTTGTTGGCGCTCATCACCCTCGCGGCGGTTCTATTCTGTTTTGGCCGTGACGGATCCACGAAAACACAAACCAAAGCACCGGCTCCTCCGGTTGCACAACAGTCGGTCATTGACGTTGCCTTTTGCCTGGACACGACCGGCAGCATGTCAGGATTGCTGGAAGGCGCAAAGACCAAAATCTGGTCGATCGTGAATACGATCTCCACCGCCCAACCCAGACCCGTATTGAGAATTGCTCTTGTGGGCTATCGCGATTTGCAGGACACTTACGTCACAAAGACTTATGATTTCACTCCGAATCTGGAAACGATGTACAGTCACCTTCGCGAATTTCACGCGGATGGTGGCGGCGATACACCGGAGCATGTCAATCAGGCGTTGCATGAATCCATTCAAAAGCTGAGCTGGTCGAAGAACCCGGCGGCTTTGAAAATTCTTTATCTCGTAGGAGATGCGCCGCCGCATATGGACTATCAAGATGGTTTTGATTATCGAAAAGTTTCCCGGCGCGCGGCCGCAACAGGGATCATTATCAATACCATTCAGTGCGGGAGCATGGATGGAACGCGTCAAGTCTGGCAAGAAATTTCGCGGATGGCCGAAGGAAAGTACGCCGCCATTGATCAGACTGGCGGAATGGTAAACATCAACTCCCCCTATGATGCGGAACTGACGCGGCTCAGCGGAGAGTTGAACAAAACATACGTCGCTTATGGAAAATCGGGTGCCAAAAGTCTGGCGGACCAAAGCGAACATGATACGGTTGCTGCAGACGCTCCATCGGCCGCTGCGGAACGCGCTTCCACGAAAGCTTCCGGCCTTTACAAGAATGAATCCTGGGATCTGGTCGATGCTGTCAAGGAAGACAACAAGAAGCTCGATAAACTTGCAGCCGAGGAACTACCTGCTGATATGCGGGGTCTTTCCCGTGATCAACAGAGATCGTACTTAAAGCAAAAAGAAGGAGAAAGAGCGAATCTGCAAAAGCAGATTCAGGATCTTTCCAGGAAACGAGAAAGCCACATCGAAGCTGAGAAGAAGAAATCGGGAACTAAGAAAGACGCATTCGATGAACAGGTACTCAGCACACTAAAAGAACAGGGTAAGGATAAGGGAATTAAATTTGAATAATGGAGCGCAGGCTTCAAGCCTGCATTACGGGCCGCGGGCTGAGCTTGTTGAAAAATCCAGATGCTGGCGGTCCCAGTTGGAGCGGGCATCCTTGCCCGCAAAATGCTCGTCGAGCGATCAGGTTTTTGCGGACTGGAAGTCCGCGCTCCAACTGATTTTTCAACAAGCTCGGCTTCCAGCCCGCCTGCTTTTTTTACTCCGGCAAGCCCGGATCCTTCAGCGCGGTCTCTGCTTCCTGGGTGATGGCAGAGACCGCGCGTTCATACAACGCGTAAGCTTCTTCATGCGAATTCGCGATAGCAGTCAGACCCGTTCGGCCATGTTCAGAAATAGCGCGCATCATATGAAACACAACTCCTGTTTGCCGCGTTTGATCAAAGTGAAGCTTTTCCCGCACGGCAAGATCCAACAGATCTTCGACTGTCAGGCTTTTATAGTTTGGCGATTTCACATGATCGCTCGCCACCAGACATTTTTGCATTCCTGAGGGCGCCATAAACTTCGCCGTTTCGGGATCATAGGAGCCATCTGTCAAAAACTGCAATGTCAGAAAAGGATGTGTGGTACCGCCTTTGCGAAGATTGAGCTCGATGGCATAAGGAGTCCAGTCAGTCCCCTGCGAACGCACCACCAGAAAATCCATGGCAAAGCGTCCGATGACACCTTCTTTTGCAAGTCTCTTTCCGACCTTTGCTGCTTCCCGGCTGATCGTCGCCGCGTAAGCCTCATCAGCAGGAAATTTTGCTCCCAGATAACTTTGCCCGCCACGGCCTCCCAGGAGCTGATCATGGGTAGAGAGAATCTGCAAATCGCCAAGAGGAGTAACTCGCATTTGTACGGAGGGAGATCGCACTTCTTCCGCCTGAAGCATTTCTTCAACAATGCCGCCGCGATGCGCCAGTTTTTCCACATACGTCTTGAAGCCGATTGCAGACGATTCCATTTGCATCCGCCGCAATTTCCCCGCGACTGCGTCCGGCTCCTGAGCCGAACCGGGCGCCGGAAGTCCTTTGAGATCCACCTGAGCATTCCCTTCTCCTGACACTCCTTCATTTAATTTCAAAATGACTCTGGGCACTTCTTTCTGTGCGCGAATGTTGCAGATTGCCTCCACCACCTGACCAATACTGGTGAGGTTCTCATAACCAATGGGATGAGGCACGCCCTCTTCTGCAAACAAACGGCGGCATCCGCTTTTTGATCCAAGTGGAAAATACTTTGGATCTGCGCCATACATGGGAATGCCCAGCCGTAGGGCGAGGTCCCGCTCCAGTATGGTCGTGTTAAAAGGAATGATGTGCGCGCGATCCGGATTAATCACCGTTTCGCGGATCTTTTGCATAAATCTTGGTCGCTCCAATATCTTTTGAGTAAGAGGACTGCTCGATCCGTCATTGGGAGAAAGTAAAAACAAACGTTTCCGCGCGTGATCGAGAATGACTCCAGGTAAAAGCCCAAGGTAATAATCAATGATGGCGCGCTGAACGGGCATCGCGGTGATGTAGATCAGCCGGGCCTTTGGCTGTCGCAACAGCAGAAGCAAAAATAGAAATCGCTCTTCGTACGCCAGTTCCATTGTACCCAGGTCGCTATCCGGCATGGACATGGAAGGCACAACAATGATGGTTTGTTCCTCCTCATTTATGGAGCTGATCGATTTCCAGAGCGGAACTAATTTTTGCTGCAAGCGATCGTAACGATCCGACGCTTCACGACTGGAAATTCCCAATGATGTAATGGCCCGGTAACCGAATTCCGGTTTGGCGCCTTTTGCGGATTCACCCATTGTAAAAACCCCCTTCTACGAGTGCACGCATTTTACTATATATCAAGAATTGCGAGAGTGTGGAGTCTTTCTTGTGGAATCGCAGACCTGAGCCACGATAGGTTCCCAAGTTCCTTCCCGAGCAAGCAACTTACACATTCAAAATGGATACTCTTTGTTCTTCTTTGTTTTGTGACTGTGGTTGGCAGGGCTGAAGAGAATTACGCTCCGGATATTCCGGAGCCGGGCTCGGCGGTTGCGATCGCTAAAGACACAACGGACCCGCGTTACACCAGTTCGTGGATCATCTACAGTAAAAATCCGGCCCGCGGAGCGATCCGAAAAACGAGTCTAATTTGAGCGATCGTTTGACTTACTTTGAATTTACTTCGCTGTTTAGCCGAGAGCGTCTTCTGCCGGCCCGCCGCGAACAGGTTCTCTCAGTGCGCGTTGTGGTCACCGCTAATGAGCAACTCTTCATCGCATAGCAAAATAACATCACCCGTGAATTCCCCCTCGTCGTCGAACTCGCATGTCCCGCCCTCCTCCAGAAGGATTATTCCGACTTCGTCTTCACTGGCACCTGGTTCTCCACTATCTGCGAAACTGGCACAGATTACCGCTCCGCTCTCCCCATTAAACCGGCCTGTACCGTCGATTTCGATTTCGAATTCCTCATCCCCTTCCTCAGTATCTTCATCGCATATGCGCTCGTCTATGTTCTCAAGAAGAAATCGATTGCCGTTCCAGTTAAGCTGCAATTTGTTCGGTCCCCCGTCGCAACGGAGCGTGAAGCCATGAGTCACTATAACGTCGCTGCCTTCACCGTCCTGACAGGGAAAGGTCCCGCCACCGGTTACCCCGGGGATTATTGTTCCTGCCGCCGAGATCTGATTGGACACACTTCCGCCGGTTGCGTTATCAACAGCCGTCTCCTGACTACACCCGGCTATGATGAGAACTGTAAAACTCACCAACACAAAAACAAATTGAGATACCTTCATATACCCTCCTTACCGATCAACCTGCGCGCAAAAGAAGAATGACTGTTTACGTGAAGCGGTTTCTAATATTCCTTGACCAGTTTACTTGTATTCCCGGGCAAAAGTCTAATCAATAGATGCAAGTAAAGAAAACCCCAAAACAGAGACAGGGCCGGATCACCGTAGATTCTTTCCTCGATTGGGGACGCTTCCAGCCCAGCCTACGGCGACAATTTGAACTATTCAATCAAGCGATCGAAAAGGATCCAAATTATGCACGGGCGTAAGCCGGTTGTCTCAGGTTTATGGCACGTTAGGGATTATGCCAAACAAAAGTCAGCTGCAATCCAGGCTGTGCAAATGGATGATACTCTTGCGGAAGGAGCTTCAAATGAGCCTGTGCCAAATCTGTGCCTTCAGCATCCCGCAAAGAATGATTT contains:
- a CDS encoding CHAT domain-containing protein, coding for KTQGGAVLSAAWNLVDIARYQMLLKKPTAESTLKEAMSVFEKAKLAEGVTSALQTLGDLRLTEKNFMEAEKLLSQVTLEDEKSGYILNWEAWYSLGLAKKGLKKRAEALESFRKSIAIIEKLRNSVVGQNRQEQLFLNKYRKIYDSFIETLLVSDAPQRNDILEANFLLERLKIAEAQENSRGVVSSTEDPKKQAARRKIQSLHFSEVDIEKQIKEELSKPLPDKKRLQHLRELQRANRQESSEYTAKLKEQYPDLFEDQEVKPEQLEALMEDLPPDVMILVPTLLEEKKKVAILGYTRAAPFYREKDVTSKEDFYEKLNDFRNLLSSTRSSEADIKQVGHELYELLIEPVEYLFSDVKLLIVSPSGRLRNIPFQALNDGNRYLIEKMPIVNLAYLKISPPQYATHMRLFAIANPDTQLQGADEQVDKLQGLFPITIKRHAEATQAALKWVEGENDYSILIFASHAELNDAEPRKSYIQLAGDEQLTYSAISGFKTYWKNVDLVVLSACKTAQQPLSTDNSAAHNIAFEFDKSGVHSTIATLWQVMDLSTSDLFTSFFLAVKKKEPMGRALQKAQIDLMKSEKYSHPFYWAPFIFIGDWR
- a CDS encoding VWA domain-containing protein — its product is MKKQHLLALITLAAVLFCFGRDGSTKTQTKAPAPPVAQQSVIDVAFCLDTTGSMSGLLEGAKTKIWSIVNTISTAQPRPVLRIALVGYRDLQDTYVTKTYDFTPNLETMYSHLREFHADGGGDTPEHVNQALHESIQKLSWSKNPAALKILYLVGDAPPHMDYQDGFDYRKVSRRAAATGIIINTIQCGSMDGTRQVWQEISRMAEGKYAAIDQTGGMVNINSPYDAELTRLSGELNKTYVAYGKSGAKSLADQSEHDTVAADAPSAAAERASTKASGLYKNESWDLVDAVKEDNKKLDKLAAEELPADMRGLSRDQQRSYLKQKEGERANLQKQIQDLSRKRESHIEAEKKKSGTKKDAFDEQVLSTLKEQGKDKGIKFE
- a CDS encoding acyltransferase family protein; the encoded protein is MKTQRRYDLDWLRVIAFTILILFHTGMMFNTWDWHIKNNQTTESIEDLMQFVGQWRMPLLFFISGAAVWFALQRHGAGKFSIERVKRLLIPLLFGMLVIVPPQIYYERLLHGISFTSYFDFYKTVLQFQPYPEGNFSWHHLWYLPYIFVFSFLGLPFFLWLRKAGGKERIAKMLQWIEKRNGLLLFGVPIAVSEIVLRPFWPGNANNLLGDWAQFTTTFLIFCSGYILVSYEPIWDSIEKYRFRALFFGVFTMTAVSLFWIADQELDLLPRSFYRFCRSMNIWCWVLTILGLARRHLKTNHSILKYATEAVYPFYIVHQTITIMIGFPLIHSSWSIGTKFLMVALGTFLFSWIVFEVTRRMNWTRVLFGMKPLPRLSGGLQFNATVPLASK
- a CDS encoding LytTR family DNA-binding domain-containing protein, whose amino-acid sequence is MKFRVILIDDEPPARKKLRYFLKKDPRIEIVGEADNGLAAIRLIEELRPDLVFLDIQMPHMNGFEVLQELRSHRPQVIFTTAYDQYAVRAFEVRALDYLLKPFDEQRFQEALARVFQNKNTRKEVDEKIEDLLGELQSKQSFLRRILMRSEGRIFFIKTDQIHWIEAEEKYVRIHTGKESYLHRETMNALEAKLDPDRFVRIHRSQIVNMDRIKELQAWSHGDYMVVLTDETKLPLGRAYREKFLRAFEYRR
- a CDS encoding carbohydrate binding family 9 domain-containing protein — encoded protein: MKLKSIFGIFLCSVLFLKITAQAAERVTPPSPQPLPRTSGSMNLDGELDDPIWKEALVIDRFYETSPGDNIPAKAKTTAYVTYDDDYFYIGIKADDPDPKKIRAPYVERDQVIGTDDNIAVFLDTRNDKRSAIELRVNPRGIQADGIFDDTNQSEDFSPDYFYDTAAKLTPEGWQAEFRIPMTTLRYPKTDPQTWRILIWRNYPRDFRYAFYSAPIPRGSNCYICHTHELTNINRLPSSRHLVVAPFATASELWHRRDPNDLDSSFTNDPVDGDFGVDVKWNPTANSAIDATIQPDFSQVESDVPQIATNQRFALFFPEKRPFFLEGSDLFNSPIQMVYTRTITNPQWGLRATGKMGDFSYTVLSSKDEGGGLVVIPGPTFSAFALQDFKSFVSLGRLRRDFGSSFGSFLFSDREISGGGHNRVFGPDGQWRPTDSDIVTGQFLYSDTENPDRPELSPFFDGAQLKSHAAHVNWNHQKRKYDWRIQYNDLGDEFRADTGFVPQVGFREVDAAGGFRFYPSSGPLAFIRTYAVADKFFLQNGDNLGHDYFPGIFLIGSRNLNSQIEFHNNEVKVGDQLLTQNYLSYFVQFDPSRRLPRITFFGRTGDLIDFDNGRVGNGANFGVQGTVRPWDNLTLTGDATREWLNLNEPDASGRLYTASIARLKAVYVFNARSFVRLIGQYVTTERDPSLYTLDVPKRDGSFLGSVLYGYRLNWQTVFFVGYGDNGIVTESNSRVRTNRSLFLKISYAWQQ
- a CDS encoding DinB family protein: MKKTREELLSEALKTHADAVAGFALAARNVPTGNWSPDQERWTAAQITEHLTLVYEVLLRELSGGSGMRIVTNFWQKALARWLVLRPILNSGIFPKGARAPKETRPMSVRADQQIAVATFEELAGAFQEKVQLVYSQDPNAKLTHAYFGAYTLDSAVLLCAQHVLHHCNHLKF
- a CDS encoding histidine kinase; translation: MNRSKWLVLLGICTFLGLLSFSIAYTEERLDGESTPFYYPLIYELTGAYGVFVLLPPVLWFMERYPVTRLSWYRAVPFHILMSVLFGVTHTLLMTLSRMAIYAVVALGTYKLGDPFFRFIMEYQKQFLIYAAILIGHHLVRQYQANREREHRTAELELQAEQLKAKFAEAQLQTLKGQIQPHFLFNTLNMISSTMYEDVGKADRLMTRVSGLLRLTLEQSGKEKIALRQELDFLYLYFEIMKARFEEKFHFHMSIDRETENALVPNLVLQPFVENAIKHNESEVIELEIKARRDGKYLVLQVCDNGPGLREPDPYLKGIGLANTRDRLRHLYRTEQALSFENRPGGGLIVTIQVPFEEEPSMQPL